The following coding sequences are from one Salinicoccus sp. Bachu38 window:
- a CDS encoding response regulator transcription factor has product MHKILVVDDEPSIVTLMKFNLEKAGYEVMTAEDGRQGLDLSLTEKPDLIVLDLMLPGMDGMDVCKTLRQEKVDTPILMLTAKDEEFDKILGLELGADDYMTKPFSPREVVARVKAILRRTQTQKTADATSAIIQLGELEIHMDTYDVYARGEQLVLTPKEYELLLYLANHKNKVLSRDQLLNGVWDFHYDGDTRIVDVHISHLREKIEADPKRPAYIRTIRGFGYKLEVPAE; this is encoded by the coding sequence GTGCATAAGATCCTCGTGGTGGATGATGAACCATCCATTGTTACATTGATGAAATTCAACCTGGAGAAAGCCGGATACGAAGTGATGACAGCGGAGGATGGCCGGCAGGGGCTGGATCTGTCACTGACTGAAAAACCCGATCTTATTGTGCTGGACCTGATGCTGCCCGGCATGGATGGCATGGATGTCTGCAAGACACTCAGACAGGAGAAGGTGGATACGCCCATCCTCATGCTGACCGCCAAAGATGAGGAGTTCGATAAGATTCTGGGACTGGAACTCGGTGCTGATGACTATATGACAAAACCTTTCAGTCCACGGGAAGTGGTGGCACGCGTCAAGGCAATCCTGAGAAGGACACAGACACAGAAAACAGCAGACGCAACGTCTGCCATCATCCAGCTCGGCGAGCTCGAAATCCATATGGATACCTATGATGTATATGCCCGCGGAGAACAGCTCGTGCTCACCCCGAAGGAATATGAACTGCTCCTCTATCTTGCAAACCATAAGAACAAGGTCCTCAGCCGCGATCAATTGCTGAACGGGGTATGGGACTTCCATTATGATGGGGATACGCGGATCGTCGATGTGCATATCAGCCACCTGCGCGAGAAGATTGAAGCGGACCCGAAACGCCCGGCCTACATCCGGACCATCAGGGGATTCGGCTACAAGCTTGAGGTTCCAGCAGAATGA
- a CDS encoding nitrate reductase subunit alpha, whose protein sequence is MKKLFGLKFFEPTEKFNGNWSIMEDKSREWEKMYRQRWSHDKVVRTTHGVNCTGSCSWKVFVKNGIITWENQQTDYPSCGTDMPEYEPRGCPRGASFSWYEYSPMRIKFPYMRGKLWRLWRTALEEQNDPVQAWASIIEDEEKAKSYKQARGMGGHVRVTWKDATQLIAAQLIYTIRKYGPDRIAGFTPIPAMSMISYAAGSRFITLLGGEMLSFYDWYADLPNASPQIWGEQTDVPESADWYNSNYLMMWGSNVPLTRTPDAHFMTEVRYKGTKIVSVAPDYAENVKFADNWLAPNPGTDAAVAQGMTHVILDEFYHQRQEPMFIDYAKRFTDMPFLIMLDDFQDTLKAGRFLRESDLGIDSKNAEWKPVILDGNTDELIAPNGTMGQRWEDGKQWNLTLDREDGTVIDPALTVEGHDAEVIEIVFPYFDNAGNSVFKRPIAARKVQLADGTERYVATIYDLMTSQYGVNRFGTENEARGYDDASCIYTPAWQEEITGVKQSLIVQIAREFAQNAVDTDGRSMIIMGAGINHWFNSDTIYRAILNLVMLCGCQGKNGGGWAHYVGQEKVRPYEGWGHVAFAKDWQAPPRQQNATSWFYFATEQWRYEEAGADALQSPTAEKIDYKHPADYNVLAARLGWLPSYPQFNKSSLEFAREAAAKGDDSDEAIINLAVEQLKNKETRFAIEDPGAKENHPKTLFVWRSNLISSSAKGQEYFMKHLLGAKNGLLATPNDEFVPEEIEWRDDVEGKLDLMVALDFRMTATPIYADIILPAATWYEKHDLSSTDMHPFIHPFNPAVDPLWESKSDWNIFKDLSKRFTDMAKEHLPGKHKDLVTAPLAHDTKQEIAQPLGHVKDWSKGEVEAIPGQTMPGMKIVERDYTEVYDKFITAGPQFKTNIGAHGVSFDVSDQYEELKGMLGVYTDGTIKDGLPKMGTARNVADVILHVASCSNGEVSRKSYENLENQTGMPLADIAAEREHEKITFKNITAQPREVLPTAVFQGYNRPGKRYSPFTINVEHNVPFRTLTGRQSFYLDHDMFLQFGEALPVYKPTLPPMVFGTRDKQIKGGVDSLVLRYLTPHGKWNIHSTYQDNLHMLTLFRGGPTVWLSRLDAEAHDINDNDWLEVYNRNGVVNARAVVSHRMPKGTMFMYHAQDKHIEMPGSEITDTRGGSHNAPTRIHMKPTQMIGGYAQTSYGFNYYGPIGNQRDVYVAVRKMKEVNWLED, encoded by the coding sequence ATGAAGAAATTGTTCGGCCTGAAATTTTTCGAACCGACGGAAAAGTTCAACGGCAACTGGTCAATAATGGAAGATAAGAGCAGGGAATGGGAGAAGATGTATCGGCAGCGCTGGAGTCACGACAAAGTCGTCAGGACGACCCACGGTGTAAACTGTACCGGCTCCTGTTCATGGAAGGTATTCGTCAAGAATGGCATCATCACATGGGAGAACCAGCAGACGGACTACCCTTCCTGCGGCACGGACATGCCTGAATATGAACCGAGGGGGTGCCCACGCGGCGCGTCCTTCTCATGGTATGAATATAGCCCTATGCGCATCAAATTCCCATATATGAGAGGGAAGCTGTGGCGACTCTGGCGGACGGCGCTGGAAGAGCAGAATGACCCGGTCCAGGCATGGGCAAGCATTATCGAGGATGAAGAGAAGGCGAAGTCCTATAAGCAGGCCAGAGGCATGGGCGGACACGTGCGTGTCACATGGAAGGATGCAACGCAGCTGATTGCAGCCCAGCTCATCTACACCATCAGAAAATACGGTCCTGACCGCATTGCAGGCTTCACCCCGATTCCTGCAATGAGCATGATCAGCTATGCAGCAGGCTCAAGGTTCATCACCCTGCTTGGTGGGGAGATGCTCAGCTTCTACGACTGGTACGCGGATCTTCCGAATGCTTCGCCTCAAATATGGGGAGAACAGACGGATGTCCCGGAATCGGCGGACTGGTACAACTCCAACTATCTGATGATGTGGGGATCGAACGTTCCGCTGACCCGTACACCGGACGCCCACTTCATGACCGAAGTGAGATACAAGGGGACGAAGATTGTTTCCGTAGCACCGGACTATGCAGAGAACGTCAAATTTGCAGATAACTGGCTCGCTCCAAACCCGGGTACGGATGCAGCAGTCGCACAGGGTATGACGCACGTCATCCTGGACGAGTTCTATCATCAGAGGCAGGAACCGATGTTCATCGACTATGCGAAACGCTTCACCGATATGCCGTTCCTGATCATGCTGGATGATTTCCAGGATACATTGAAGGCAGGAAGGTTCCTCAGAGAAAGCGACCTCGGCATAGACTCCAAGAATGCGGAGTGGAAGCCGGTCATCCTGGACGGAAATACGGATGAACTGATCGCCCCGAACGGCACGATGGGACAGCGCTGGGAGGACGGCAAGCAGTGGAACCTCACACTCGATCGGGAGGATGGCACCGTCATCGATCCAGCATTGACTGTCGAAGGACATGACGCCGAAGTGATCGAAATCGTCTTCCCATACTTCGACAACGCAGGCAACAGCGTATTCAAGCGTCCGATCGCAGCGCGCAAAGTGCAGCTTGCAGACGGCACCGAGCGCTATGTGGCGACAATCTATGACCTGATGACCAGCCAGTACGGCGTCAACCGCTTCGGCACCGAAAATGAAGCGCGTGGCTATGACGATGCCTCATGCATCTACACACCAGCATGGCAGGAAGAAATCACCGGGGTGAAACAGTCCCTCATCGTCCAGATTGCCCGTGAATTTGCACAGAATGCAGTCGATACGGACGGGCGCTCCATGATCATCATGGGCGCCGGCATCAACCACTGGTTCAACTCCGACACCATCTACAGGGCGATTTTGAACCTTGTGATGCTGTGTGGCTGCCAGGGCAAGAATGGCGGCGGCTGGGCGCATTACGTCGGACAGGAGAAGGTGCGGCCTTATGAAGGATGGGGCCATGTCGCATTTGCGAAGGACTGGCAGGCACCACCGCGCCAGCAGAATGCAACCAGCTGGTTCTACTTTGCAACAGAGCAGTGGAGATACGAAGAGGCCGGTGCGGATGCACTGCAGTCTCCGACAGCCGAGAAGATCGACTACAAGCACCCTGCGGACTACAACGTACTTGCAGCACGCCTCGGATGGCTGCCAAGCTACCCGCAGTTCAATAAGAGCAGTCTTGAATTTGCCAGGGAAGCCGCTGCCAAAGGAGATGATTCCGATGAGGCCATCATCAATCTGGCCGTCGAGCAGCTGAAGAACAAGGAGACACGGTTTGCGATTGAGGACCCGGGTGCGAAGGAGAACCATCCAAAAACGCTGTTCGTCTGGCGTTCCAACCTGATCTCATCTTCTGCAAAGGGGCAGGAATACTTCATGAAGCATCTGCTCGGAGCCAAAAACGGCCTTCTTGCGACGCCGAACGATGAATTCGTCCCTGAAGAGATCGAATGGCGGGATGACGTGGAAGGGAAACTCGACCTCATGGTCGCACTCGATTTCAGGATGACGGCGACGCCGATATATGCGGATATCATCCTGCCGGCGGCAACGTGGTATGAGAAGCATGACCTCTCAAGTACTGACATGCACCCGTTCATCCACCCGTTCAATCCTGCCGTCGACCCATTATGGGAGTCAAAATCGGATTGGAATATATTCAAAGATCTGTCGAAAAGATTCACCGACATGGCGAAAGAGCACCTGCCGGGCAAACATAAGGATCTGGTCACAGCGCCATTGGCCCATGATACAAAACAGGAAATTGCACAGCCTCTGGGTCATGTGAAGGACTGGTCGAAGGGCGAAGTCGAAGCCATCCCGGGCCAGACGATGCCGGGAATGAAGATCGTCGAGCGGGACTACACGGAAGTGTATGACAAATTCATCACCGCCGGACCACAGTTCAAGACAAATATCGGTGCCCATGGCGTCTCATTCGATGTAAGCGACCAGTATGAGGAACTGAAGGGAATGCTTGGAGTATACACCGACGGCACGATCAAGGATGGCCTGCCCAAGATGGGTACGGCAAGGAATGTGGCTGATGTCATCCTCCATGTCGCCTCCTGTTCGAATGGGGAAGTGTCCAGGAAGTCCTATGAAAACCTTGAGAATCAGACAGGCATGCCGCTCGCGGATATTGCAGCCGAGCGTGAACATGAGAAGATCACATTCAAGAACATTACCGCGCAGCCACGGGAAGTGCTGCCGACAGCAGTATTCCAGGGCTACAACAGGCCGGGCAAGCGCTACAGCCCATTCACGATAAATGTTGAGCACAATGTGCCTTTCAGAACACTGACAGGACGCCAGTCATTCTATCTGGATCATGACATGTTCCTGCAGTTCGGCGAGGCGCTGCCGGTCTACAAGCCGACACTGCCGCCGATGGTGTTCGGCACAAGGGACAAGCAGATCAAAGGGGGCGTCGACAGTCTTGTACTGAGATACCTGACGCCACACGGCAAGTGGAACATCCACTCCACATACCAGGACAACCTGCACATGCTGACGCTCTTCAGGGGCGGGCCGACAGTATGGCTGTCCAGACTGGATGCAGAAGCGCACGACATCAATGATAATGATTGGCTTGAAGTATACAACCGCAACGGCGTGGTCAACGCACGGGCAGTCGTCTCCCACAGGATGCCGAAAGGGACGATGTTCATGTATCACGCACAGGACAAGCACATCGAGATGCCGGGTTCTGAAATTACGGATACAAGGGGCGGCAGCCACAACGCGCCGACGAGAATACACATGAAACCGACGCAGATGATCGGGGGATATGCCCAGACAAGCTATGGTTTCAACTACTACGGACCGATAGGGAACCAGAGGGATGTATATGTGGCAGTAAGAAAAATGAAGGAGGTCAATTGGCTTGAAGATTAA
- the narH gene encoding nitrate reductase subunit beta, which produces MKIKAQVAMVMNLDKCIGCHTCSVTCKSTWTNRPGAEYMWFNNVETKPGIGYPKRWEDQEHYKGGWKLKNGRLELKSGTKLSKIALGKIFYNPDMPEMKEYYEPWTYNYHDLITKEEGEHSPVAKAHSVVSGEKMDLEWGPNWEDDLAGGHITGPKDPNIEKIEEEIKFNFEQTFMMYLPRLCEHCLNPSCVASCPSGAMYKRDEDGIVLVDQEACRGWRYCMTGCPYKKVYFNWKTNKAEKCTFCYPRVEAGLPTVCSETCTGRMRYLGVMLYDADRVLEAASVEDDQALYEAQLDLFLDPNDPEVIEQAERDGISADWIEAAQSSPVYKLAVEYKLAFPLHPEYRTMPMVWYCPPLSPIMNYFEGKDSIKNPDAIFPAIEEMRIPLQYLANMLTAGDVEPVKGALQKMAMMRQYMRAISSGKDFDETRLERVGMNANVTKSLYRLLAIAKYEDRFVIPSSHREQYADPYRSQGSSGFGFGGSDCDGCGPSLAQASVAKSGKEVYEENFYGGIWRD; this is translated from the coding sequence TTGAAGATTAAAGCGCAAGTAGCAATGGTGATGAATCTGGACAAGTGTATCGGATGCCATACGTGCAGTGTAACGTGCAAGAGTACATGGACGAACCGACCGGGTGCAGAATACATGTGGTTCAATAACGTGGAGACGAAACCGGGGATCGGCTATCCAAAACGCTGGGAGGACCAGGAACATTATAAAGGCGGCTGGAAGCTCAAGAACGGCCGTCTGGAACTCAAAAGTGGCACGAAACTTTCAAAGATTGCCCTCGGGAAGATCTTCTACAACCCGGACATGCCTGAAATGAAAGAGTACTATGAGCCTTGGACATACAACTATCACGACCTGATTACGAAAGAGGAGGGTGAACACAGTCCTGTAGCGAAGGCGCACTCCGTTGTTTCCGGAGAAAAGATGGACCTTGAATGGGGACCGAACTGGGAGGATGACCTCGCTGGCGGCCACATCACGGGACCAAAGGACCCGAACATCGAAAAGATCGAAGAGGAGATCAAATTCAACTTCGAACAGACATTCATGATGTACCTGCCACGACTCTGTGAACACTGCCTGAATCCAAGTTGTGTGGCAAGCTGTCCATCCGGTGCGATGTACAAGCGTGATGAGGATGGTATCGTACTCGTCGACCAGGAAGCATGCCGCGGCTGGCGCTACTGCATGACCGGCTGCCCCTACAAGAAGGTGTACTTCAACTGGAAGACGAACAAGGCTGAAAAATGTACGTTCTGCTATCCGCGTGTAGAAGCAGGGCTGCCGACTGTATGTTCAGAGACATGTACAGGCAGAATGCGCTATCTGGGCGTCATGCTCTATGATGCGGACCGTGTACTTGAAGCGGCATCCGTCGAAGACGACCAGGCGCTGTACGAAGCACAGCTCGACCTCTTCCTCGACCCGAATGATCCTGAAGTAATCGAACAGGCGGAACGTGACGGCATCTCCGCAGACTGGATCGAAGCGGCCCAGAGTTCGCCGGTATACAAACTGGCAGTGGAATACAAGCTTGCATTCCCGCTCCACCCTGAATACCGTACAATGCCGATGGTCTGGTACTGCCCGCCGCTCAGCCCGATTATGAACTACTTCGAAGGCAAAGACTCCATCAAGAATCCGGACGCCATTTTCCCGGCGATTGAGGAGATGAGGATCCCACTCCAGTATCTGGCGAACATGCTGACTGCCGGAGATGTGGAGCCTGTCAAAGGTGCGCTCCAGAAAATGGCCATGATGAGGCAGTATATGAGGGCCATCTCAAGCGGCAAGGATTTTGATGAAACAAGGCTGGAACGTGTCGGCATGAATGCCAATGTAACAAAATCTCTGTACCGCCTGCTGGCGATCGCCAAGTATGAAGACCGCTTCGTCATACCGAGTTCCCACAGGGAGCAGTATGCAGATCCATACCGTTCGCAGGGCAGCAGCGGTTTCGGCTTCGGCGGATCGGACTGTGACGGATGTGGACCGTCCCTTGCGCAGGCATCAGTAGCGAAATCTGGTAAGGAAGTCTATGAAGAGAACTTCTACGGGGGAATATGGCGTGATTAA
- the narJ gene encoding nitrate reductase molybdenum cofactor assembly chaperone, which translates to MINLEKLYDYKESFGFFANQLTYPEKLDFHPREFEGAFWESHPAYPYVQQYWEDMHEIGLDDIQQVYTQTFDFDKHTNLYMTYFKFEDQKERGQMLAKLKVLYEMFGLKMPDNELSDYLPLMLEFLYAADWRGDDRAKESMALLIMVLEDGTYHIIQALEKNKSPYFNLIKGLRETFKACVEVSEKEGVEND; encoded by the coding sequence GTGATTAATCTCGAAAAATTATATGACTACAAGGAATCATTCGGTTTCTTTGCAAACCAGCTCACATATCCTGAAAAACTGGATTTTCATCCACGGGAATTCGAGGGGGCTTTCTGGGAAAGTCATCCCGCCTATCCCTATGTTCAGCAGTATTGGGAGGATATGCATGAAATAGGACTGGATGACATCCAGCAGGTCTATACGCAGACATTCGACTTCGACAAGCACACGAATCTGTATATGACGTACTTCAAATTCGAAGATCAGAAAGAGCGCGGGCAGATGCTCGCCAAGCTCAAAGTGCTGTATGAAATGTTCGGTCTGAAGATGCCGGACAATGAGCTGAGCGACTATCTTCCATTGATGCTCGAGTTCCTCTATGCCGCAGACTGGCGTGGGGACGACCGGGCGAAAGAGAGCATGGCACTGCTCATCATGGTACTTGAAGATGGCACCTACCACATCATCCAGGCACTTGAGAAGAATAAGAGCCCATATTTCAACCTGATCAAAGGGCTGCGGGAAACATTCAAGGCGTGTGTGGAAGTGTCGGAGAAAGAGGGCGTGGAAAATGATTGA
- the narI gene encoding respiratory nitrate reductase subunit gamma has product MIDQFLWVIFPYLCVAVFVVGHIWRYRIDQFGWTAKSSEFIEKKQLMIGSILFHFSVIPVFFGHLVGLLIPARWLEAIGVTEHLYHIGAVYVGGFFGIVMLLGMIILTFRRITKRSVRRLSSASDIMVNFLLLFITFIGVYATLVTNAVVTDFDYRASISVWLRGLLIFSPDANLMTDVPLTFKIHVITGFLIFALWPATRLVHAWSLPFNYVGRSYVVYRKNR; this is encoded by the coding sequence ATGATTGACCAATTTCTATGGGTGATCTTCCCATACCTGTGTGTAGCGGTTTTTGTGGTCGGCCACATCTGGCGATATAGAATTGACCAATTTGGATGGACCGCCAAATCAAGCGAGTTCATCGAGAAGAAGCAACTGATGATCGGGAGCATCCTGTTCCACTTTTCCGTCATCCCTGTCTTCTTCGGCCATCTGGTCGGCCTGCTGATTCCTGCACGCTGGCTGGAAGCCATCGGTGTGACCGAGCACCTGTATCATATCGGAGCTGTCTATGTTGGAGGGTTCTTCGGCATCGTGATGCTCCTCGGCATGATCATCCTCACTTTCCGCCGCATCACCAAGAGGTCGGTACGGAGGCTGAGTTCAGCATCTGATATCATGGTCAACTTCCTCCTGCTGTTCATCACATTCATCGGTGTGTATGCCACGCTCGTAACAAACGCGGTCGTCACCGATTTCGACTACCGTGCCTCAATTTCAGTATGGCTGCGGGGGCTGCTGATCTTTTCACCAGATGCGAATCTGATGACAGATGTGCCATTGACCTTTAAAATACATGTAATAACTGGATTCCTGATTTTTGCATTATGGCCTGCGACACGTCTCGTTCATGCATGGAGCCTGCCTTTCAACTATGTGGGCAGAAGCTATGTCGTCTACCGTAAGAACAGATAG
- a CDS encoding GAF domain-containing protein, with protein MMVEKIESVLMDMKEMFGFDIVALTDVKNRRGQYMVKWKYNIGSTNTRWKKIALPSGKGVPGAVMKTGKSMIIEDIADTEIATSLFRYPILRMEQLKSFVAMPIWNDDEEVIGILLMGNRRERAFTETEYEKIKHHVETTLRQQILKELMVNE; from the coding sequence ATGATGGTAGAGAAAATTGAATCTGTCCTGATGGACATGAAGGAAATGTTCGGTTTCGATATAGTGGCACTGACGGATGTCAAAAACAGACGCGGCCAATATATGGTCAAATGGAAATACAACATCGGCAGCACGAACACCCGGTGGAAGAAAATAGCGCTTCCCAGCGGCAAAGGGGTGCCGGGTGCTGTGATGAAGACCGGCAAATCCATGATTATAGAAGATATTGCAGATACGGAAATAGCGACCAGCCTTTTCCGCTATCCCATACTCAGGATGGAGCAGCTGAAAAGCTTTGTGGCTATGCCCATATGGAACGACGACGAAGAGGTTATAGGCATTCTGCTGATGGGTAACAGAAGGGAAAGGGCGTTTACAGAAACGGAGTATGAAAAGATCAAGCATCATGTTGAAACGACCCTCAGACAACAAATACTGAAAGAGCTGATGGTTAATGAATAA
- a CDS encoding sensor histidine kinase, with protein MNNSSLVTLLEAMFHQSKEMILFVNNDGEIVYMNAHAAATLDDTNYDKSQFQHICTHCQGMYASGGRVECNNCYLHVDEKVSFQVYMRTREGDVVPFIANFQRIDPENDISVFTLNPLAEQLKTQEIEHQKRLTQRIIHAQEGERKRISRDLHDGVTQELLNVLLEMRLFKYIEDRGELNEKMMKSEESLSRLLDYVRNISVELRPASLDDLGIEAALKTHFKWIEKQYGITVNCELDIRQKRFNPEVETVLYRIIQEAIFNAAKYAEVDMVDVRLEEVDSGMDHHISFEIEDSGLGFRTGDTPVGTGLGLFGMSERASSVGGTVSVDSAPGKGTRVFGSIPV; from the coding sequence ATGAATAATTCCAGTCTGGTCACTTTGCTCGAGGCAATGTTCCACCAGTCAAAAGAAATGATACTGTTCGTCAATAACGATGGTGAAATCGTATATATGAATGCCCATGCAGCGGCCACCCTGGACGACACCAATTATGACAAGAGCCAGTTCCAGCATATCTGCACGCATTGCCAGGGCATGTATGCAAGCGGGGGACGTGTGGAGTGCAACAATTGTTATCTGCATGTCGACGAAAAGGTGTCCTTCCAGGTCTATATGCGGACGAGGGAAGGGGATGTCGTGCCTTTCATCGCCAACTTCCAGCGCATCGATCCGGAAAACGACATCAGTGTATTCACCCTGAACCCATTGGCTGAGCAGCTGAAAACGCAGGAGATCGAGCACCAGAAAAGGCTGACGCAGCGCATCATCCATGCGCAGGAAGGGGAACGGAAGCGGATATCGAGAGACCTTCATGATGGCGTCACCCAGGAGCTGCTCAATGTGCTTCTGGAGATGAGGCTGTTCAAGTATATCGAGGACCGTGGTGAGCTCAACGAGAAGATGATGAAGTCGGAGGAATCCCTGAGCCGGCTGCTGGACTATGTCAGGAACATTTCGGTGGAGCTGCGCCCGGCGAGCCTCGATGATCTCGGGATAGAAGCGGCCCTCAAGACACATTTCAAATGGATTGAAAAGCAGTACGGCATCACTGTGAACTGCGAACTCGACATCAGGCAGAAACGCTTCAATCCGGAAGTGGAGACGGTCCTTTACCGCATCATCCAGGAAGCGATATTCAACGCTGCCAAATACGCCGAGGTGGATATGGTCGATGTCAGGCTCGAGGAAGTCGACAGCGGCATGGACCATCACATCAGTTTCGAAATAGAAGACTCCGGTCTGGGCTTCCGTACTGGGGATACACCGGTCGGTACGGGCCTCGGCCTCTTCGGCATGTCGGAGCGGGCCAGCAGTGTTGGCGGTACTGTCAGTGTGGACAGCGCACCCGGCAAAGGTACCAGGGTGTTCGGTTCCATTCCAGTTTAG
- a CDS encoding response regulator transcription factor, protein MKIVIADDHAVVRTGFSMLINYQPDMEVVGTAADGRQAFDKVKELGPDVLLMDLSMPPGESGLFAASRIHDAFPDLKILILTMYDDEEYITHTFKSGAKGYILKNSPDEELIRAIRAVHDGDRYIDPVLMDENMEKLLNDEEVPGKLGEPFSVLTKRELEILPLVAKGYGNKDIAEMLFVSVKTVEAHKARIMEKLGLSTRPELVEYAMKKKLIDF, encoded by the coding sequence ATGAAAATTGTCATTGCTGATGACCATGCAGTTGTCCGTACAGGCTTCAGCATGCTGATCAACTATCAGCCGGATATGGAAGTGGTCGGCACAGCAGCTGACGGCAGGCAGGCTTTTGACAAGGTGAAAGAACTCGGGCCGGATGTGCTCCTGATGGATCTCAGCATGCCTCCAGGAGAATCCGGCCTTTTTGCTGCCAGTCGCATCCACGATGCATTTCCTGATTTAAAGATACTCATTTTGACGATGTATGATGATGAGGAATACATTACGCATACTTTCAAGAGTGGGGCAAAAGGATATATTCTGAAGAACTCACCGGATGAGGAGCTGATCAGGGCGATCAGGGCGGTGCATGACGGGGACAGGTACATCGATCCGGTGCTCATGGACGAGAATATGGAAAAGCTCCTCAACGATGAAGAAGTCCCTGGAAAATTGGGTGAACCCTTCAGCGTCCTCACCAAGCGGGAGCTTGAGATTCTGCCGCTTGTCGCCAAAGGGTATGGCAACAAGGATATTGCCGAAATGCTGTTTGTTTCCGTGAAGACGGTGGAGGCGCACAAGGCGAGGATCATGGAGAAACTCGGCCTGTCCACACGTCCTGAACTTGTAGAATACGCCATGAAGAAAAAACTGATAGATTTCTGA
- a CDS encoding hemerythrin domain-containing protein, with amino-acid sequence MVEQEQFQFKVKALRVLENEHRYLKYLMNDWFQLVLKFEHDDVKSRLEGLMVIKDLREKLTAFEKPLKRHQAKEEQYFFPMLGAYIGLEQGPILSIEEEHQEIDAYIQHFFHHSMHDMNEMSLESMNEMVKDVMEAYEVLMVHMVKEESVLFTMADKVLKAVDEEVLLEQVNTLITE; translated from the coding sequence ATGGTAGAGCAGGAACAGTTTCAATTTAAAGTGAAAGCATTGCGTGTATTGGAGAACGAACACAGGTATTTGAAGTATCTGATGAATGACTGGTTCCAACTGGTGCTCAAGTTTGAACACGATGATGTCAAAAGCCGTCTGGAAGGCCTGATGGTCATAAAGGACTTGAGGGAGAAGCTCACTGCATTCGAAAAACCCCTGAAACGCCACCAGGCGAAGGAGGAGCAGTACTTCTTTCCGATGCTCGGCGCCTATATCGGCCTGGAACAGGGGCCGATCCTTTCAATAGAAGAGGAGCATCAGGAAATCGATGCCTATATCCAGCACTTCTTCCATCATTCCATGCATGACATGAATGAGATGTCGCTCGAGAGCATGAACGAAATGGTCAAGGATGTCATGGAAGCATACGAGGTGCTGATGGTACATATGGTAAAAGAGGAGTCTGTCCTGTTTACAATGGCCGACAAAGTGCTTAAAGCAGTCGACGAGGAAGTGCTTCTGGAGCAGGTCAACACACTGATTACTGAATGA